One Amycolatopsis sp. NBC_00355 genomic window carries:
- a CDS encoding alpha/beta fold hydrolase, giving the protein MLALDLPGHGDSPRGSYAFDDVTDAIHGAVSSAGLTRPVLIGHLIGGVLATAYAARYPARAVVNLDQPLAGPFGALPGSGHFPHLSRPVAAIVSSVD; this is encoded by the coding sequence GTGCTCGCACTCGACCTGCCGGGCCACGGCGACTCCCCGCGCGGCTCGTACGCCTTCGACGACGTGACCGACGCGATCCACGGCGCGGTGTCGTCAGCGGGCTTGACGCGGCCGGTCCTGATCGGCCACTTGATCGGCGGCGTACTCGCGACTGCTTATGCGGCAAGGTATCCGGCGCGGGCGGTGGTGAACCTGGACCAGCCGCTGGCCGGTCCGTTCGGCGCCCTGCCGGGCAGCGGCCACTTTCCGCACCTGTCCCGGCCGGTCGCGGCCATCGTGTCCAGTGTGGACTGA
- a CDS encoding organic hydroperoxide resistance protein — MSEVTYTAVATSTAEGRNGGRATSDDGALDVGLAVPKALGGAGGGTNPEQLFAAGWASCLVGAVRRVAGEKKVPLDDLAVVAEVTLHHDTEASEFKLSAVLHLEASGIDQATADDLVTGAHQVCPYSKATRGNIEVTLDATVA, encoded by the coding sequence ATGTCCGAAGTGACCTACACCGCCGTCGCCACCTCCACCGCGGAGGGCCGCAACGGCGGCCGCGCGACCTCCGACGACGGCGCGCTCGACGTCGGCCTCGCGGTGCCGAAGGCGCTCGGCGGCGCCGGCGGCGGCACCAACCCGGAGCAGCTGTTCGCAGCGGGCTGGGCGTCCTGCTTAGTCGGCGCCGTCCGCCGGGTCGCGGGTGAGAAGAAGGTGCCGCTGGACGACCTCGCCGTCGTCGCGGAGGTCACCCTCCACCACGACACCGAGGCGAGCGAGTTCAAGCTCAGCGCCGTGCTGCACCTCGAAGCCTCGGGCATCGACCAGGCGACGGCGGACGACCTGGTGACCGGCGCGCACCAGGTCTGCCCGTACTCCAAGGCGACCCGCGGCAACATCGAAGTCACCCTCGACGCGACCGTCGCCTGA
- a CDS encoding alpha/beta fold hydrolase, which produces MISRRRFTQAFAAGLAAGSLAACAAPAPSAAPPGLRSGAGGNTSLGTIKHADAGVVTMAYAEFGPAAGPPVVLLHGWPYDPYSYADVAPLLAAAGYRVIVPFLRGYGPTVFKSAATVRNGQQTAVALDVIALMDTLKIDKAILGGYDWGSRTVAVIAALWPQRCRAVVPVSGYIITNLKANLQPLAPAAELGWWYQYYFATERGRAGYAANRHDFAKLIWKTASPTWNFDDATFDRSAAAFENPDHVAIVVHNYRWRLSLAPGEPQYEADERKLATGPAIGVPAITLASDFDGAAKDGKAYRAKFTGKYEHRILDGIGHNVPQEAPHPFAQAIIDAARL; this is translated from the coding sequence ATGATCAGCAGGAGACGATTCACGCAGGCGTTCGCGGCCGGGCTGGCGGCGGGTTCCCTGGCCGCCTGCGCCGCTCCGGCGCCTTCCGCGGCCCCTCCCGGCCTGCGTTCGGGGGCCGGCGGGAACACATCGCTCGGTACGATCAAGCACGCCGACGCGGGGGTCGTGACCATGGCGTACGCCGAGTTCGGCCCGGCCGCCGGGCCGCCGGTGGTGCTGCTGCACGGCTGGCCGTACGACCCGTACAGCTACGCCGACGTCGCGCCGCTGCTGGCCGCCGCGGGTTACCGGGTGATCGTCCCGTTCCTGCGGGGGTACGGGCCGACGGTGTTCAAGTCGGCGGCGACGGTCCGCAACGGGCAGCAGACGGCCGTCGCGCTCGACGTCATCGCCCTGATGGACACGCTGAAAATCGACAAAGCGATTCTGGGTGGGTACGACTGGGGCTCGCGGACGGTCGCCGTCATCGCGGCGCTGTGGCCGCAGCGGTGCCGGGCCGTCGTCCCGGTCAGCGGCTACATCATCACCAACCTGAAGGCGAACCTGCAGCCGCTCGCGCCGGCCGCCGAGCTGGGCTGGTGGTACCAGTACTACTTCGCCACCGAGCGCGGGCGCGCCGGCTACGCGGCCAACCGCCACGACTTCGCCAAGCTGATCTGGAAGACGGCGTCGCCGACGTGGAACTTCGACGACGCCACCTTCGACCGCAGCGCGGCGGCGTTCGAGAACCCCGACCACGTCGCGATCGTCGTCCACAACTACCGCTGGCGGCTGAGCCTCGCCCCGGGCGAGCCGCAGTACGAAGCGGACGAACGGAAACTCGCCACCGGCCCGGCGATCGGCGTCCCGGCGATCACCCTCGCCAGCGACTTCGACGGCGCGGCCAAGGACGGCAAGGCCTACCGCGCGAAGTTCACCGGCAAGTACGAACACCGGATCCTCGACGGCATCGGGCACAACGTGCCGCAGGAAGCGCCACACCCGTTCGCCCAGGCGATCATCGACGCCGCCCGGCTTTGA